A window of Streptomyces armeniacus contains these coding sequences:
- a CDS encoding phosphatase PAP2 family protein, producing the protein MYALTLTALAVLFALLTWQVAAGGPLVRADAALRDAAARAAPPGGAVRGTAQFCADLGGAFVAFPVLALGACVLGRRRRSLVPPLLAALAALAVPALVLPLKAAVARTGPNGAPLGDYAGYYPSGHAATAALAYGALALLCARRAPYTPYAYAAAAVLNVCVGAGLVLCGYHWATDVVVSWALAGLVLCALSRLNTRRSTRLNTRIGTRIGARLTRRAGPARQRAAP; encoded by the coding sequence TTGTACGCGCTTACGCTCACGGCGCTCGCCGTGCTCTTCGCGCTGCTCACCTGGCAGGTCGCGGCCGGGGGGCCGCTGGTGCGCGCCGACGCCGCGCTGCGGGACGCGGCCGCACGGGCGGCCCCGCCGGGCGGCGCGGTGCGCGGCACGGCGCAGTTCTGCGCGGACCTCGGCGGTGCGTTCGTCGCGTTCCCCGTGCTGGCGCTGGGCGCCTGCGTGCTCGGCCGGCGGCGCCGGTCCCTCGTGCCGCCGCTGCTCGCGGCGCTGGCGGCGCTCGCCGTACCGGCGCTGGTGCTGCCCCTGAAGGCGGCGGTCGCGCGTACGGGGCCGAACGGCGCGCCGCTCGGCGACTACGCCGGCTACTACCCGTCCGGCCACGCCGCGACCGCCGCCCTCGCGTACGGCGCGCTCGCGCTGCTGTGCGCGAGGCGCGCGCCGTACACGCCGTACGCGTACGCCGCCGCGGCCGTGCTGAACGTGTGCGTCGGCGCCGGGCTGGTGCTGTGCGGCTACCACTGGGCGACGGACGTCGTCGTGAGCTGGGCGCTGGCGGGTCTGGTGCTGTGCGCGCTGTCACGCCTCAACACGCGCCGCAGCACGCGCCTCAACACGCGGATCGGCACCCGTATCGGCGCCCGCCTCACCAGGCGCGCCGGCCCTGCCCGCCAACGCGCCGCCCCCTGA
- a CDS encoding ATP-binding protein: MDMGSSRRGHETGEGYGSGAADYGRPPGQGQGPAGVPHQNGGPPAAPPQAGGPPAVPPAVPPPEGPPGAPPPLPAQAPAAGPPLADWLRMPRPEAEPGIWRCGYEPLPPEDPERTPARQLISGALVSFLMGWLVWSLLWNGYLGSYWLWPLLSLTPESWRTGNDSTALYSWASNIYYGLVLAVLAAVFGRVGHWDEVWRRIVARVRRRRAAERRRTPAAAPRTPPPPEADPAEWPELRAAGAPEAAERLAGEVRGGLMGDVDHARIERVWQSARGRTDRLPDFVQGVLRDGSAACVHPSGDRDLPTRAARHDLWLRQVRIGTAADHARNPQEYRGAGLALEPSLLGTSALAVGPPGSGKTSRLVRPVVESLCLQALARQAAVVAVTASGARLAPDDAFDAVVRLGSPDSVYDLDLYGGTDDPDEAAGMLAEALVGDLTETLPGGDSRRAATALAQLIGPFQAVHGRFPTVPELRELLDGAQSALGALRTALEGAGRRAQVRELDAYERQAGRPGDASALLADRIALLDRPAFADFFAPASAKSAPGGPGSQGTQQAKGAQKAPHRPFSLRALEHPLRVRVDLPERGHAEASRIFVRLLLAQFAECAVARADQSLFACLVLDDAAQAVTPQSLRSLQRLRSGHAGVLLTLRALDEVPAALRGPLLGAVGCRMVCAGVTPWDAEHFAEAWGTEWVQTRDVTNRQLVSDEPFTRLVHGVRRLATGKHVTAESVTVRHVQRERWSASDLANELPPGHAVVSLTTVRGERTPPVLARLGE; encoded by the coding sequence ATGGACATGGGCTCTTCCCGTCGTGGACACGAGACGGGCGAGGGGTACGGCTCCGGGGCCGCGGACTACGGCCGGCCACCGGGACAGGGCCAGGGCCCTGCCGGGGTGCCGCACCAGAACGGCGGGCCACCGGCGGCACCGCCGCAGGCGGGCGGACCACCGGCCGTACCGCCCGCCGTTCCGCCGCCAGAGGGCCCGCCCGGTGCCCCGCCGCCCCTGCCTGCCCAAGCACCCGCCGCCGGACCGCCGTTGGCCGACTGGCTGCGGATGCCGCGCCCGGAGGCCGAGCCGGGCATCTGGCGGTGCGGCTACGAGCCCCTGCCGCCCGAGGACCCGGAACGCACTCCGGCCCGCCAGCTGATCAGCGGCGCGCTGGTGTCGTTCCTGATGGGCTGGCTGGTCTGGTCACTGCTCTGGAACGGCTACCTCGGCAGCTACTGGCTGTGGCCGCTGCTCTCGCTCACCCCGGAATCGTGGCGCACGGGCAACGACAGCACAGCGCTCTACTCGTGGGCGAGCAACATCTACTACGGCCTCGTCCTCGCCGTACTCGCGGCGGTCTTCGGCCGCGTCGGCCACTGGGACGAGGTGTGGCGCCGCATCGTCGCCCGCGTCAGGCGCCGGCGCGCCGCCGAGCGCCGCCGTACGCCCGCCGCCGCGCCCCGTACGCCCCCGCCGCCCGAGGCGGACCCCGCAGAATGGCCCGAACTGCGCGCCGCCGGCGCCCCGGAGGCCGCCGAGCGGCTCGCCGGCGAGGTCCGCGGCGGGCTCATGGGCGACGTGGACCACGCCCGTATCGAGCGTGTGTGGCAGTCCGCGCGCGGCCGTACGGACCGGCTGCCGGACTTCGTGCAGGGCGTGCTGCGGGACGGCTCCGCCGCCTGCGTCCACCCGTCCGGCGACCGCGATCTGCCGACCCGGGCCGCGCGGCACGACCTGTGGCTGCGGCAGGTGCGCATCGGCACGGCCGCCGACCACGCCCGGAATCCGCAGGAGTACCGCGGCGCCGGGCTCGCCCTCGAACCGTCCCTGCTCGGCACGTCGGCGCTGGCTGTCGGGCCGCCGGGGTCGGGCAAGACCAGCCGCCTGGTGCGCCCCGTCGTCGAGTCGCTGTGTCTGCAGGCGCTCGCCCGGCAGGCCGCGGTGGTCGCCGTGACCGCGTCCGGCGCGCGGCTGGCGCCCGACGACGCGTTCGACGCGGTCGTACGGCTCGGCAGCCCGGACTCCGTCTACGACCTCGACCTGTACGGCGGCACCGACGACCCCGACGAGGCGGCGGGCATGCTCGCCGAGGCGCTGGTCGGTGACCTCACCGAGACCCTTCCCGGCGGTGACAGCAGGCGGGCGGCGACCGCGCTGGCGCAGCTCATCGGGCCGTTCCAGGCGGTGCACGGGCGGTTCCCCACGGTGCCGGAGCTGCGCGAGCTGCTGGACGGCGCGCAGTCCGCGCTGGGCGCGCTCCGTACGGCGCTGGAGGGCGCGGGCCGCCGCGCGCAGGTGCGTGAACTCGACGCGTACGAACGGCAGGCGGGCCGCCCCGGCGACGCCAGCGCGCTGCTCGCCGACCGGATCGCGCTGCTCGACCGGCCCGCCTTCGCGGACTTCTTCGCACCCGCGAGCGCCAAGAGCGCCCCAGGCGGCCCGGGCAGCCAAGGCACCCAGCAGGCGAAGGGTGCGCAGAAGGCGCCACACCGCCCCTTCTCGCTGCGTGCGCTCGAACACCCCCTGCGCGTCCGCGTCGACCTTCCGGAACGGGGTCACGCCGAGGCGTCGCGGATCTTCGTACGGCTGCTGCTCGCGCAGTTCGCGGAGTGCGCCGTCGCCCGTGCCGACCAGTCCCTCTTCGCCTGTCTCGTGCTCGACGACGCGGCCCAGGCGGTCACTCCGCAGTCGCTGCGCAGCCTCCAGCGGCTGCGTTCCGGTCACGCGGGCGTCCTGCTCACGCTGCGGGCGCTGGACGAGGTGCCGGCGGCGCTGCGCGGACCGCTGCTCGGGGCCGTCGGCTGCCGCATGGTGTGTGCGGGTGTGACGCCGTGGGACGCGGAGCACTTCGCCGAGGCGTGGGGCACGGAGTGGGTGCAGACCCGCGATGTGACCAACCGCCAGCTTGTCTCGGACGAGCCGTTCACCCGTCTCGTACACGGCGTACGCCGGCTCGCGACCGGCAAGCACGTGACGGCCGAGTCGGTGACCGTACGGCATGTGCAGCGGGAGCGCTGGTCGGCGTCCGACCTGGCCAACGAGCTGCCCCCGGGGCACGCCGTGGTCTCCCTCACGACCGTGCGCGGGGAGCGCACACCGCCGGTTCTGGCCAGACTCGGCGAATGA
- the gabT gene encoding 4-aminobutyrate--2-oxoglutarate transaminase translates to MTDLPAGSDLPQERRVVTAIPGPVSQELMARKQAAVADGVGTVMPVFARRAGGGVLEDVDGNSFIDFGSGIAVTSVGNSAEAVVRRATAQLQAFTHTCVMVTPYEPYVEVCERLAELTPGDHAKKSALFNSGAEAVENAVKIARTHTKRQAVVVFDHGYHGRTNLTMALTSKSMPYKHGFGPFAPEVYRVPVAYPYRWLTGPENCAEEAAAQAIDQISKQVGAANVAAIIIEPVLGEGGFIEPAKGFLPRIAEFAKENGIVFVADEIQSGFCRTGQWFACEDEGIVPDLITTAKGIAGGLPLAAVTGRAEIMDSAHSGGLGGTYGGNPVACAAALGSIETMLELDLPSRAKQIEEVMKPRLQKLAQQHGVIGDVRGRGAMLAIELVKPGTKDPNPEATAALAKSCHQQGLLVLTTGTYGNVMRFLPPLVIGEDLLNEGLDILESALTAL, encoded by the coding sequence ATGACCGATCTGCCCGCCGGCTCGGACCTCCCCCAGGAGCGCCGCGTTGTCACCGCCATCCCCGGTCCCGTGTCGCAGGAGCTGATGGCCCGCAAGCAGGCGGCCGTGGCGGACGGCGTCGGCACCGTGATGCCGGTCTTCGCGCGGCGCGCGGGCGGCGGGGTCCTCGAGGACGTGGACGGCAACTCGTTCATCGACTTCGGCTCAGGCATCGCCGTCACCTCGGTCGGCAACAGCGCGGAGGCCGTCGTACGGCGCGCGACCGCCCAGCTCCAGGCGTTCACGCACACGTGTGTGATGGTGACGCCGTACGAGCCGTACGTGGAGGTCTGCGAGCGGCTGGCCGAACTCACCCCCGGTGACCACGCCAAGAAGTCCGCCCTCTTCAACTCCGGTGCGGAGGCCGTCGAGAACGCCGTCAAGATCGCGCGTACGCACACCAAGCGGCAGGCCGTCGTGGTCTTCGATCACGGCTACCACGGCCGTACGAACCTGACGATGGCGCTCACCTCGAAGAGCATGCCGTACAAGCACGGGTTCGGGCCGTTCGCGCCAGAGGTGTACCGCGTGCCGGTCGCCTACCCGTACCGCTGGCTCACCGGCCCCGAGAACTGCGCCGAGGAGGCCGCGGCGCAGGCCATCGACCAGATCAGCAAGCAGGTCGGGGCCGCGAACGTGGCGGCGATCATCATCGAACCCGTGCTGGGCGAGGGCGGTTTCATCGAGCCCGCGAAGGGATTCCTGCCGCGGATCGCGGAGTTCGCGAAGGAGAACGGGATCGTCTTCGTCGCGGACGAGATCCAGTCCGGTTTCTGCCGTACGGGCCAGTGGTTCGCGTGCGAGGACGAGGGCATCGTCCCGGACCTGATCACCACCGCGAAGGGCATCGCGGGCGGGCTGCCGCTGGCCGCCGTCACGGGCCGCGCGGAGATCATGGACTCGGCGCACTCGGGCGGCCTGGGCGGCACGTACGGCGGCAACCCGGTGGCGTGCGCCGCCGCGCTCGGCTCCATCGAGACGATGCTGGAACTGGACCTTCCGTCCCGTGCGAAGCAGATCGAGGAGGTCATGAAGCCGCGGCTGCAGAAGCTCGCCCAGCAGCACGGCGTCATCGGCGACGTGCGCGGGCGCGGCGCGATGCTCGCCATCGAGCTGGTGAAGCCGGGTACGAAGGACCCGAACCCGGAGGCGACCGCCGCGCTGGCCAAGTCCTGCCACCAGCAGGGTCTGCTCGTGCTCACCACCGGCACGTACGGCAACGTGATGCGCTTCCTGCCGCCGCTCGTCATCGGTGAGGACCTGCTCAACGAGGGTCTGGACATCCTCGAGAGCGCCCTCACCGCGCTCTGA
- a CDS encoding NAD(P)/FAD-dependent oxidoreductase, with translation MTAHDASGTQDPSAARSLDDARPVPFWLDDPDHRPEPLPALDTDERCDLLVVGGGYSGLWTALLAKERDPGRDVVLIEGREIAWAASGRNGGFCAASLTHGFPNGLARWPDEIGQLEELGVRNLDAIQDTVERHAIDCDFERTGEIAVATRPHQVAELREAAEDAERVGLTGLTFLDQDAVRAQVDSPSFLAGIWDRDSVAMLNPARLAWGLLRACRAAGVRVYERTPALSLTAKSAPATVRTPRGSVHARRIALGTNAFPSLVRRVRPYIVPVYDYVLMTEPLSDAQRAAIGWAGRQGLSDGANLFHYFRITADQRILWGGYDAVYHYGSRIRRDYDQRPETFRTLARHFFETFPQLAGVRFTHRWGGVIDTCSRFSPFFGTAYGGRVGYALGFTGLGVGATRFGAEVMLDLLDGDRTERTELRMVREKPLPFPPEPLRWAGIGVTQWALRRADAGGGRRNLWLRALDRTGLGFDS, from the coding sequence ATGACCGCGCACGACGCGTCCGGCACGCAAGATCCGTCCGCCGCGCGCTCGCTCGACGACGCGCGCCCCGTCCCGTTCTGGCTCGACGACCCGGACCACCGCCCGGAGCCGCTGCCCGCCCTGGACACCGACGAACGGTGCGACCTGCTGGTCGTCGGCGGCGGCTACAGCGGCCTGTGGACGGCGCTGCTCGCCAAGGAACGCGACCCGGGCCGCGACGTCGTCCTGATCGAGGGCCGCGAGATCGCCTGGGCCGCCTCCGGCCGCAACGGCGGCTTCTGCGCCGCCTCGCTCACCCACGGCTTCCCCAACGGACTCGCCCGCTGGCCGGACGAGATCGGACAGCTGGAGGAGCTCGGCGTACGCAACCTGGACGCCATCCAGGACACCGTCGAACGGCACGCCATCGACTGCGACTTCGAACGCACCGGCGAGATCGCCGTCGCGACCAGGCCGCACCAGGTCGCGGAGCTGCGGGAGGCCGCCGAGGACGCGGAACGCGTCGGGCTGACCGGGCTCACGTTCCTCGACCAGGACGCCGTACGAGCCCAGGTCGACTCGCCCAGCTTCCTCGCCGGCATCTGGGACCGCGACAGCGTGGCGATGCTCAACCCCGCCCGCCTCGCGTGGGGACTGCTGCGCGCCTGCCGCGCGGCAGGCGTACGGGTCTACGAGCGCACCCCGGCGCTCTCCCTCACCGCCAAGAGCGCGCCGGCGACCGTACGCACCCCGCGCGGGAGCGTGCACGCCCGGCGCATCGCGCTCGGCACCAACGCGTTCCCGTCGCTGGTGCGGCGCGTACGCCCGTACATCGTGCCCGTCTACGACTACGTGCTGATGACCGAGCCGCTCAGCGACGCGCAGCGCGCCGCCATCGGCTGGGCGGGCCGCCAGGGCCTCAGCGACGGCGCCAACCTGTTCCACTACTTCCGCATCACCGCCGACCAGCGCATCCTCTGGGGCGGCTACGACGCCGTGTACCACTACGGCAGCCGCATCCGCCGCGACTACGACCAGCGCCCGGAGACGTTCCGGACCCTCGCGCGGCACTTCTTCGAGACCTTCCCGCAGCTGGCCGGGGTGCGCTTCACGCACCGCTGGGGCGGCGTCATCGACACCTGCTCGCGCTTCTCGCCGTTCTTCGGCACGGCGTACGGCGGCCGCGTCGGCTACGCGCTCGGCTTCACCGGGCTGGGCGTCGGCGCCACCCGCTTCGGCGCGGAGGTGATGCTCGACCTGCTCGACGGAGACCGTACGGAACGCACCGAGCTCCGTATGGTGCGCGAGAAGCCGCTGCCCTTCCCGCCCGAACCGCTGCGCTGGGCGGGCATCGGCGTCACCCAGTGGGCGCTGCGCCGCGCGGACGCGGGCGGCGGGCGGCGGAACCTGTGGCTGCGCGCGCTGGACCGTACGGGGCTCGGCTTCGACAGCTGA
- a CDS encoding PucR family transcriptional regulator: MPPTLASLVQHSSLRLSVLAGQERLDTPVRWAHASELADPTPYLDGGELIMITALKMDAEDPEAMRDYVQLLAGRGVVGLAFAAGVNYERVPDALVKAAREANLPLLEVPRRTPFIAISKVVSAAIAAEQYQAVTAGFDAQRDMTTAALSQEGPAALLARLAGHVNGWAALYDASGAVVATAPAWAARRAARFTAEAERLRDRPAPASAVVSESEAGDDRVELQSVGTGRRAKAVLAVGTAARLGTAERYAVHSAVALLTLTTERSRALQEAEQRLGAAVLRMLLSGEANHARAVAGRLYGGLLDAPMRVIVAEPAAGPAARHRAVGAATGTGGGSYGDAAGTGPGVGGGPAAHAITPSGAPVEGPDPATGSPHGTPGGGSGQMPGGCLLDDLADAMETAAARNGEAVLVVPDGERLIVLASDGGAAAAACARFAADASAERGERGERGDRTDPGTRQEDAPVIGVSAPAGLPATAVAFKQADQALSVARRRGAVLVEHEDVAAGSVLPLLADDAVRAFADGLLRKLHEHDAHGRGDLVASLRAWLSRHGQWDAAAADLGVHRHTLRYRMRRVEEILGRSLDDPDVRMELWLALKATS, encoded by the coding sequence ATGCCACCGACTCTTGCCAGCCTCGTTCAGCACTCCTCCCTGCGGCTCTCCGTGCTCGCCGGGCAGGAACGCCTGGACACGCCCGTGCGCTGGGCGCACGCGAGCGAGCTGGCCGATCCCACGCCGTATCTGGACGGCGGGGAGCTGATCATGATCACGGCGCTGAAGATGGACGCCGAGGACCCCGAGGCGATGCGCGACTACGTGCAGTTGCTCGCCGGCCGCGGCGTCGTCGGCCTCGCCTTCGCCGCCGGAGTGAACTACGAACGGGTGCCCGACGCCCTCGTGAAGGCCGCGCGCGAAGCGAACCTGCCGCTGCTGGAAGTGCCCCGGCGCACGCCGTTCATCGCGATCAGCAAGGTCGTCTCGGCCGCCATCGCCGCCGAGCAGTACCAGGCGGTGACCGCCGGTTTCGACGCCCAGCGCGACATGACCACGGCCGCGCTCTCCCAGGAGGGCCCCGCGGCGCTGCTCGCCCGGCTCGCGGGCCACGTCAACGGCTGGGCCGCGCTGTACGACGCGTCCGGCGCCGTCGTCGCCACCGCCCCCGCGTGGGCGGCGCGCCGCGCGGCGCGGTTCACGGCGGAGGCGGAGCGCCTCCGCGACCGGCCCGCGCCCGCCAGCGCCGTCGTCAGCGAGTCCGAGGCGGGCGATGACCGGGTGGAGCTCCAGTCGGTCGGCACGGGGCGCCGCGCGAAGGCCGTGCTGGCGGTGGGCACGGCCGCCCGGCTCGGCACCGCCGAGCGGTACGCCGTGCACTCGGCCGTCGCGCTGCTGACGCTCACCACGGAACGTTCGCGTGCCCTGCAGGAGGCCGAACAGCGCCTGGGCGCCGCCGTGTTGCGCATGCTGCTGTCCGGCGAGGCCAACCACGCCCGCGCCGTCGCCGGCCGGCTGTACGGCGGCCTGTTGGACGCGCCGATGCGGGTGATCGTCGCGGAGCCGGCGGCGGGCCCGGCGGCTCGCCACCGCGCCGTCGGCGCGGCCACGGGCACCGGCGGGGGCTCGTACGGAGACGCCGCCGGTACGGGACCGGGTGTGGGCGGCGGCCCCGCGGCCCACGCCATCACCCCCTCCGGCGCCCCCGTCGAGGGGCCGGACCCGGCCACCGGCTCACCGCACGGCACGCCGGGCGGCGGTTCCGGGCAGATGCCGGGCGGCTGCCTCCTCGACGATCTGGCCGACGCCATGGAGACAGCCGCCGCGCGCAACGGCGAGGCCGTCCTCGTCGTCCCCGACGGCGAACGCCTCATCGTGCTCGCCTCCGACGGCGGCGCCGCGGCCGCCGCCTGCGCGCGCTTCGCCGCGGACGCCTCCGCCGAACGCGGCGAGCGGGGCGAGCGGGGCGACCGTACGGACCCGGGCACGCGGCAGGAGGACGCGCCGGTCATCGGCGTCTCCGCGCCCGCCGGACTCCCGGCCACCGCCGTCGCGTTCAAGCAGGCCGACCAGGCGCTGTCGGTGGCCAGGCGGCGCGGCGCGGTGCTGGTGGAGCACGAGGACGTGGCCGCCGGCTCCGTGCTGCCGCTGCTCGCGGACGACGCCGTACGCGCCTTCGCCGACGGCCTGCTGCGCAAGCTGCACGAGCACGACGCGCACGGCCGCGGCGACCTCGTCGCCTCGCTCCGCGCGTGGCTCTCCCGGCACGGCCAGTGGGACGCCGCGGCGGCCGACCTCGGAGTCCACCGGCACACCCTCCGCTACCGCATGCGCCGGGTCGAGGAGATCCTCGGCCGCTCCCTGGACGACCCGGACGTGCGGATGGAGCTCTGGCTGGCCCTCAAGGCCACCAGCTAG
- a CDS encoding ABC transporter permease — protein sequence MTAVVTPGAPPTAPGGPAERPPRRRLTPYWLLLPAGLWLAVFFVAPLIYQASTSVQTGSLEEGYRVTWHFATYWDVLDKYGEHFLRSFGYAAAATVLCLLIGYPLAYMIAFRAGRWRNVLLVMVIAPFFTSFLIRTLAWKTILSDGGPVVGALEALHILDVTSWLGLTSDERVLATPLAVVCGLTYNFLPFMILPLYSSLERIEPSLHEAARDLYATPATTFRKVTFPLSLPGVVAGTLLTFIPASGDYINAQLLGSPNTQMVGNAIQKQFLNVLDYPTAAAMSFVLMALILIAVTLYMRRAGTEELV from the coding sequence ATGACGGCCGTCGTCACCCCCGGCGCGCCCCCCACGGCACCGGGCGGCCCCGCCGAGCGCCCGCCGCGGCGCCGCCTCACCCCGTACTGGCTGCTGCTGCCCGCCGGGCTCTGGCTCGCGGTGTTCTTCGTGGCGCCGCTGATCTACCAGGCGTCGACGTCCGTGCAGACCGGCTCCCTCGAGGAGGGCTACCGCGTCACCTGGCACTTCGCCACGTACTGGGACGTCCTCGACAAGTACGGCGAGCACTTCCTGCGCTCCTTCGGCTACGCCGCCGCGGCCACCGTGCTGTGCCTGCTGATCGGCTACCCGCTCGCGTACATGATCGCCTTCCGGGCCGGACGCTGGCGGAACGTGCTGCTGGTGATGGTGATCGCCCCGTTCTTCACCAGCTTCCTCATCCGCACCCTCGCCTGGAAGACGATCCTGTCCGACGGCGGCCCCGTGGTGGGCGCGCTGGAGGCGCTGCACATCCTCGACGTCACCAGCTGGCTCGGCCTGACCAGCGACGAGCGGGTGCTCGCCACCCCGCTCGCGGTCGTCTGCGGACTGACGTACAACTTCCTGCCGTTCATGATCCTGCCGCTCTACAGCTCCCTCGAACGCATCGAGCCCTCGCTGCACGAAGCCGCCCGCGACCTGTACGCGACGCCCGCCACCACCTTCCGGAAGGTGACGTTCCCGCTGTCGCTCCCCGGCGTCGTCGCGGGCACGCTCCTCACGTTCATCCCGGCCTCCGGCGACTACATCAACGCGCAGCTGCTCGGCTCCCCGAACACGCAGATGGTCGGCAACGCCATCCAGAAGCAGTTCCTGAACGTCCTCGACTACCCGACGGCCGCCGCCATGTCGTTCGTCCTCATGGCACTCATCCTGATCGCCGTGACGCTCTACATGCGCCGGGCGGGAACGGAGGAACTCGTCTGA
- a CDS encoding DNA alkylation repair protein, whose translation MRPDTEAAAGQLLELLAARADGAFAERMQRYFPGGTAALGVSNAAVVALADDWFRERPDVPPVTRLLLAEEVLSRATRHEEVLLGFALVRKVAKTGLGPELLDHALGWLEQRVSNWAQCDDLCLKLLYPFFLGHLDLLPHTRQWTESPSGWARRAANVAVVKFVRRTVGKSTYELPLPHVFGNCVRLMHDDDPYVQKSCGWLLKAAGAVHPEEVADFLRTWRGELRRDTFRYAVEKLDPETRAALMSLDRS comes from the coding sequence GTGAGGCCTGACACCGAAGCGGCGGCCGGGCAACTCCTGGAACTCCTCGCCGCCAGGGCGGACGGAGCCTTCGCGGAGCGCATGCAGCGGTACTTCCCCGGCGGCACCGCCGCGCTCGGCGTGAGCAACGCCGCCGTGGTCGCCCTCGCGGACGACTGGTTCCGCGAGAGGCCGGACGTACCTCCGGTGACGCGGCTGCTCCTGGCCGAGGAGGTGCTGTCGCGGGCGACGCGGCACGAGGAAGTGCTTCTGGGGTTCGCGCTCGTGCGCAAGGTCGCGAAGACCGGGCTGGGACCCGAACTCCTCGACCACGCCCTCGGCTGGCTCGAACAGCGTGTCTCCAACTGGGCGCAGTGCGACGACCTGTGCCTGAAGCTGCTGTACCCGTTCTTCCTCGGGCACCTGGATCTGCTCCCGCACACGCGGCAGTGGACCGAGTCCCCTTCCGGGTGGGCGAGGCGTGCCGCGAACGTGGCGGTGGTGAAGTTCGTACGGCGCACCGTGGGGAAGTCCACGTACGAACTCCCGCTGCCCCACGTCTTCGGCAACTGCGTCCGGCTCATGCACGACGACGACCCGTACGTACAGAAAAGCTGCGGCTGGCTGCTCAAGGCCGCCGGGGCCGTTCACCCGGAGGAGGTGGCGGACTTTCTGCGTACGTGGCGTGGCGAGCTGCGGCGGGACACGTTCCGGTACGCCGTCGAGAAGCTGGACCCGGAGACGCGAGCGGCGCTGATGTCGCTCGACCGCTCCTGA
- a CDS encoding ABC transporter permease, which translates to MSRPSPAPPAAGAPSSAPPARTAPRRPAPLPAPVRLLRKHAVVIAGSLALGYLLVPNLVVLLFSFNKPAGRFNYEWRAFSTDAWTNPCGVADMCGSLTLSLRIAVLATIGATVFGTLAAFALARFRFRAKGTANALIFLPMAMPEVVMAASLGTLFLNMRVAFGFTTILIAHIMFCLSFVIVAVKARVMSMDPRLEEAARDLYAGPVQTFLRVTLPLAAPGIAAGALLSFALSFDDFIITQFNAGPSTVTFPMFVWGAAQRGTPVQVNVIGTAMFVIAVAIVLVGQLTANRRRRSR; encoded by the coding sequence ATGTCCCGCCCGTCGCCCGCACCTCCCGCCGCCGGAGCACCGTCCTCCGCGCCGCCCGCCCGTACGGCACCGCGCCGCCCCGCCCCGCTGCCGGCCCCCGTACGGCTGCTGCGCAAGCACGCCGTGGTCATCGCGGGCTCGCTCGCGCTCGGCTACCTGCTGGTGCCGAACCTCGTGGTGCTGCTGTTCTCGTTCAACAAGCCCGCCGGGCGCTTCAACTACGAGTGGCGCGCCTTCTCCACCGACGCCTGGACCAACCCCTGCGGCGTCGCCGACATGTGCGGCTCGCTCACGCTCAGCCTGCGCATCGCCGTACTCGCCACGATCGGCGCCACCGTCTTCGGGACGCTCGCCGCGTTCGCGCTGGCCCGCTTCCGGTTCCGCGCGAAGGGCACCGCCAACGCGCTGATCTTCCTGCCGATGGCCATGCCGGAGGTCGTGATGGCGGCCTCGCTCGGCACCCTGTTCCTCAACATGCGGGTCGCGTTCGGCTTCACGACGATCCTCATCGCACACATCATGTTCTGTCTGAGCTTCGTGATCGTCGCCGTCAAGGCCCGCGTGATGAGCATGGACCCGCGGCTCGAGGAGGCGGCACGCGACCTGTACGCGGGGCCCGTACAGACCTTCCTGCGGGTCACGCTGCCGCTCGCCGCACCCGGCATCGCGGCGGGCGCGCTGCTCAGCTTCGCGCTGTCCTTCGACGACTTCATCATCACGCAGTTCAACGCCGGGCCGTCCACCGTGACCTTTCCGATGTTCGTCTGGGGCGCCGCGCAGCGCGGCACCCCCGTGCAGGTCAACGTGATCGGCACGGCGATGTTCGTGATCGCCGTGGCGATCGTCCTGGTCGGCCAGTTGACCGCCAACCGCCGCAGGAGGAGCCGATGA